A genomic region of Phragmites australis chromosome 2, lpPhrAust1.1, whole genome shotgun sequence contains the following coding sequences:
- the LOC133901683 gene encoding piezo-type mechanosensitive ion channel homolog isoform X4 produces the protein MGTTQTFTCNYFDITLSSCDETWIYSCSLQYVCFFLVFLVNHSINKRLRQILVLFCEVHFSVLYILQFDLVSSALKRSGSLTMEVLSQLGLSYNATAKDFLEIGSIVCFCAVHSHGFKMLFSLSAVLRHTPYPPVGFTILKAGLNKSVLLSVYSSQNSRDGQAHRNSHEKKIATYLSKIGLKFLSVYRSYGTYVAFLTILLTLYLVTPNYISFGYLFFLLFWIIGRQLVEKTKRQLWFPLKVYATVVFIFTYSLSVSPIFAESVSKFVKLYPDLGFDPEASLLTNVWQSLAILIVMQLYSYERRQNSDKNFGVSDASESGFLGFLRRFLIWHSEKILSVSVFYACLSSISLSGLIYLLGLIVFSILPKVSRMPSKVYLVYTGLLAASEYLFQMVCKPAQMCPGQRFYGLSVSLGLKYYDSGFWGVEHGLRGKVLVIVACTIQYNVFHWLDLMPTSLVHKGKWEEPCQLFISSDPPYSPVRSNEESHSSNRFTSLFSKVQGLIGSSSSSSLGSGKIYQKSEYVDNVIKGSDEDNRYSFAKIWGLSKESHKWDKKRIISLKRERFETQKTTFKCYMKFWIENLFKLRGLEINMIVLLLASFTLLNVVSIFYIMFLVVCILMNRDLIQKLWPLFVFLFASVLILEYFALWNDGMPWFHDINDIEVHCNECWKNSRIFIDYCSKCWLGLIADDPRMLISYYVVFIFSSFKLRSDRFSGFSDSDTYRQMMSQRKNALVWRDLSLETKSFWTLLDYVRLYAYCHLLDIVLALIAITGTLEYDVLHLGYLGFALVFFRMRLEILKKKNMIFKYLRMYNFALIVLSLAYQSPYIGQFSSGKCDQIDYVYEIIGFYKYDYGFKITSRSAFVEIVIFLLVSVQSYIFSSSEFDYVSRYLEAEQIGAMVREQEKKVLKKTEQLQHLRRSEEHKRQRNMQVERMKSEMYNLQSQLNRMNSFTPINDTSHNEGLRRRRNTKLYSDTSTPHEENENGSPTNQDKTGSAESSQSFEFSLTDTQKNMADLLFQCSSDTLRPPTRGRSEELVLTDNTRNSLGSTPEITELEESDGKVNYSLYKEGRARGQPKENPLKSAVQLIGDGVSHVQSFGNQAVTNIVSFLNIDPDEPHSNEHIAEDDIYDVESQRETQEGQLLRTHSVSDASGTKVKSSMPIGVIFRYIWYQMRSNYDYVCYCCFVLVFLWNFSLLSMVYLGALFLYALCVNYGPSYLFWVIMLIYTELNILSQYIFQIIIQHCGLNIHLPLLQRLGFPDDKIKASFVVSILPLILVYISTLLQSSITAKDGEWVPVTEFSFLSARNNVEEKHCMPYSWRDRLKSLHLPVMNLIRMTGRGLSRYWMSLTQGAESPPYFVQVTMEVNHWPEDGIQPERIESAINRLLAIAHEERCQANLPSSCHCCSKVRIQSIEKSKENSNMALAVVEVVYASPADCQSAGWYKSLTPAADVEKEIHESQKAGLFEEINFPYPIVSVIGGGKREIDLYAYYFGADLAVFFLVAMFYQSVLKNKSEFIEVYQLEDQFPKEFVFILMVLFFLIVVDRIIYLWSFATGKVVFYLFNLVLFTYSVTEYAWGMELAHRDVGGLVLRAIYLTKSISLALQALQIRYGIPNKSNLYRQFLTSKVTQVNYLGFRLYRALPFLYELRCVLDWSCTTTSLTMYDWLKLEDIYASLFLVKCDAVLNRANHRQGEKQTKMTKFSSGICLFFVLICVIWAPMLIYSSGNPTNIANPIIDVSVKIDINALGGRLTFFKTTACEKIPWKYLKAYDDVDPLGYLGAYNVDDIQLICCQPDASTMWLIPPPVQSRFIQSLEETQMPFGKMELILNWDFLRARPKGKELVKYESSVEHHPSVDDVKQVLNGTANSFSIVDAYPRYFRVTGSGEVRQLEAAIDSVSGELLLNNGTPPWWSFYNANPSDLAGCQGLNGPMVIVVSEETPQGIIGETLSKFSIWSLYITFVLAVARFIRLQCSDLRMRIPYENLPSCDRLLDICEGIYAARAEGELEVEEVLYWTLVNIYRSPHMLLEYTKPD, from the exons ATGGGGACTACGCAAACTTTCACGTGCAATTACTTTGACATTACTCTTTCTTCTTGTGATGAAACGTGGATTTATTCATGCAGTTTACAGTATG TGTGCTTTTTCCTGGTGTTTCTGGTGAATCATTCCATAAACAAGAGACTGCGCCAGATCTTAGTGTTATTCTGCGAGGTGCATTTTTCAGTACTGTACATTCTTCAGTTTGATCTAGTGTCAAGTGCTCTGAAGCGCAGTGGTTCATTAACAATGGAGGTACTCTCACAGTTAG GTCTCTCATATAATGCTACAGCAAAGGACTTTCTAGAGATAGGCTCAATAGTGTGCTTCTGTGCCGTGCATAGTCATGGTTTTAAGATGCTTTTTTCACTCTCAGCGGTTCTTCGACATACACCTTATCCACCTGTTGGATTCACTATTCTAAAGGCTGGTTTGAACAAGTCAGTTCTACTTTCAGTTTATAGCTCACAAAACTCGCGAGATGGTCAAGCCCACCGTAACTCACATG AGAAAAAGATTGCAACATATCTCAGTAAAATCGGCCTGAAGTTTCTGTCAGTGTATCGTTCATATGGAACTTATGTGGCCTTTCTCACAATCCTATTGACTCTATACTTGGTGACCCCCAATTATATATCATTTGGTTACTTGTTTTTCCTTCTATTTTGGATAATTGGAAGGCAGCTCGTTGAAAAGACAAAAAGGCAACTGTGGTTTCCTCTAAAAGTATATGCCACGGTTGTTTTTATCTTTACCTACAGCCTGAGTGTTTCACCGATCTTTGCAGAATCAGTATCAAAGTTTGTTAAACTATATCCTGATCTGGGATTTGATCCTGAAGCTTCTTTGTTGACAAATGTTTGGCAATCATTGGCTATTCTAATAGTAATGCAACTTTACAGCTATGAAAGAAGACAAAATAGTGACAAGAACTTTGGTGTATCTGATGCTTCGGAATCTGGGTTTCTGGGGTTCCTAAGAAGGTTTCTAATTTGGCACAGCGAGAAGATATTATCAGTTAGTGTCTTCTATGCTTGCCTGTCATCAATCAGTTTGTCTGGCCTAATTTATCTGCTAGGCCTCATTGTGTTTTCTATTTTACCAAAAGTGTCTCGAATGCCTTCGAAGGTGTACCTGGTCTACACCGGTTTACTTGCTGCATCTGAGTATCTATTTCAAATGGTGTGCAAACCTGCACAAATGTGTCCTGGTCAGCGTTTCTATGGTTTGTCTGTGTCTCTTGGTTTGAAATATTATGATTCTGGGTTTTGGGGTGTCGAACATGGACTTAGGGGAAAAGTTTTGGTGATTGTGGCTTGTACCATTCAGTATAATGTTTTCCATTGGTTAGATTTGATGCCAACATCTCTGGTACACAAGGGTAAATGGGAAGAACCCTGCCAGCTGTTTATCTCATCTGATCCACCTTATAGTCCTGTTAGAAGCAATGAAGAAAGTCATTCATCAAATAGGTTTACTTCGTTGTTTTCTAAAGTTCAAGGTCTTATTGGTAGCAGCTCAAGTTCATCTCTTGGTTCAGGCAAAATTTACCAGAAATCAGAGTATGTCGATAATGTCATCAAAGGCTCAGATGAGGACAACAGATACTCGTTTGCGAAGATTTGGGGATTGTCAAAAGAAAGTCACAAGTGGGACAAGAAAAGAATTATTTCTCTGAAAAGAGAGAGATTCGAGACTCAGAAGACAACATTCAAATGTTACATGAAATTCTGGATAGAAAATCTTTTCAAACTGCGAGGTCTGGAAATTAACATGATTGTGTTACTGCTGGCAAGCTTTACATTGTTGAATGTTGTATCGATCTTTTATATCATGTTCCTCGTCGTATGCATTCTTATGAACAGAGATCTAATCCAGAAATTGTGGCCCCTTTTTGTATTTCTATTTGCTTCTGTCTTAATACTTGAATATTTTGCTCTTTGGAATGATGGGATGCCCTGGTTTCATGATATCAATGACATTGAAGTCCATTGTAATGAATGTTGGAAGAATTCAAGGATTTTCATTGATTATTGCTCAAAATGCTGGCTCG GACTAATTGCCGATGATCCTCGAATGCTGATTAGCTACTACGTTGTGTTTATATTTTCCTCTTTTAAGCTACGCTCTGACCGCTTCTCTGGTTTCTCGGACTCGGATACGTATCGTCAGATGATGTCCCAAAGGAAAAATGCATTAGTTTGGAGGGACCTCTCACTGGAAACAAAGAGCTTCTGGACATTGCTTGACTATGTACGGCTTTATGCTTATTGCCATTTATTAGACATAGTTTTGGCACTAATTGCTATTACCGGTACTCTAGAGTACGATGTTCTGCACCTTGGTTATCTCGGTTTTGCTCTTGTTTTCTTCAGAATGAGACTTGAAatattgaagaagaagaacatgatTTTCAAGTATCTACGGATGTATAATTTTGCTCTCATTGTTTTGTCACTTGCTTATCAATCTCCTTACATTGGGCAGTTTAGTTCTGGCAAGTGTGATCAAATTGATTACGTGTATGAAATAATTGGATTCTACAAGTATGACTATGGTTTTAAGATAACATCACGATCGGCTTTTGTTGAGATAGTGATCTTCCTATTGGTGTCCGTCCAATCATACATCTTTAGCTCTAGTGAGTTTGATTATGTGTCAAGATACCTTGAAGCAGAGCAAATTGGTGCTATGGTCCGTGAGCAGGAAAAAAAAGTGTTAAAGAAAACCGAGCAGCTGCAGCATCTTCGCAGGTCTGAGGAGCATAAACGTCAGCGCAACATGCAAGTGGAAAGGATGAAATCTGAGATGTACAATTTACAAAGTCAGCTTAACAGAATGAACTCCTTCACACCAATAAATGATACGTCTCACAATGAGGGCCTAAGACGCAGAAGGAATACTAAGTTGTATAGTGATACTAGTACCCCACATGAAGAAAATGAGAATGGATCACCAACCAACCAAGATAAGACTGGAAGCGCAGAATCATCACAGTCCTTTGAATTTTCTTTAACAGATACACAAAAGAACATGGCAGATTTGCTGTTCCAGTGCTCATCTGATACTTTGAGACCACCAACCAGGGGGAGAAGTGAAGAACTTGTGCTGACTGATAATACTAGAAATTCCCTAGGTTCGACACCAGAGATCACTGAGCTTGAGGAGAGTGATGGCAAGGTTAATTATAGTTTATACAAAGAGGGGAGGGCAAGAGGACAACCCAAGGAAAACCCACTAAAATCAGCTGTACAATTGATTGGTGACGGTGTTTCCCATGTTCAGTCGTTTGGAAACCAGGCAGTCACAAATATTGTGAGCTTTTTGAACATTGATCCAGATGAACCACATTCCAATGAGCATATTGCAGAAGATGACATTTATGATGTTGAAAGTCAGAGGGAAACACAAGAGGGGCAGCTGTTGAGGACACATTCCGTTTCAGATGCCTCAGGAACTAAAGTGAAATCAAGCATGCCAATTGGTGTGATCTTTCGGTATATATGGTATCAGATGCGAAGTAATTATGATTATGTTTGCTATTGCTGTTTTGTTCTGGTTTTCCTGTGGAACTTTAGTTTGCTATCCATGGTCTACCTTGGGGCGCTTTTCTTATATGCTCTTTGTGTGAATTATGGGCCAAGTTACTTGTTTTGGGTCATCATGCTGATCTACACTGAGCTCAACATTCTATCACAGTATATATTTCAGATTATCATTCAGCACTGTGGTTTGAATATACATTTACCTCTTCTCCAGAGATTAGGATTCCCTGATGATAAAATAAAGGCATCGTTTGTCGTTAGTATATTACCTCTCATTTTAGTATATATATCTACTCTCTTGCAAAGCTCTATCACTGCCAAAGATGGTGAATGGGTTCCTGTAACAGAATTCAGCTTTCTTAGTGCAAGAAACAACGTGGAAGAGAAACACTGTATGCCTTACAGTTGGAGAGATAGGCTAAAAAGTTTGCATTTGCCTGTAATGAATCTCATAAGGATGACTGGTAGAGGCTTGTCTAGATATTGGATGTCATTAACACAGGGAGCAGAATCTCCTCCATATTTTGTTCAAGTTACAATGGAAGTAAACCATTGGCCAGAAGATGGAATCCAACCGGAGAGGATAGAGTCAGCAATAAATAGGTTGCTTGCTATTGCACACGAAGAAAGATGCCAGGCTAACTTGCCTTCCTCTTGCCATTGTTGTAGTAAAGTCCGGATTCAAAGTATTGAAaaaagcaaagaaaattctaatATGGCTCTTGCTGTAGTAGAAGTTGTTTACGCTTCTCCTGCAGATTGCCAGTCCGCAGGATGGTACAAATCACTCACTCCAGCAGCAGACGTAGAAAAGGAGATTCATGAATCACAGAAAGCAGGACTTTTTGAAGAAATAAATTTTCCTTATCCAATCGTCTCAGTGATTGGTGGTGGTAAAAGAGAGATTGATCTTTATGCATATTATTTTGGTGCTGATTTGGCAGTTTTCTTCCTTGTTGCCATGTTCTATCAATCTGTCCTAAAAAATAAGAGCGAGTTTATAGAAGTTTACCAGCTGGAGGATCAGTTCCCAAAAGAGTTTGTTTTCATCCTAATG GTTCTCTTTTTCTTGATAGTGGTTGACCGCATTATATACCTATGGTCCTTTGCCACCGGAAaagttgttttctatctttttaACCTTGTGCTTTTCACGTATTCAGTCACTGAATATGCCTGGGGAATGGAGCTAGCTCACAGGGATGTTGGAGGACTTGTTCTACGCGCTATCTACCTTACAAAATCAATTTCCCTAGCACTGCAGGCATTACAGATCAGATATGGTATTCCTAACAAGAGCAACTTATATAGACAGTTTTTGACCAGCAAAGTTACTCAAGTAAATTACTTGGGCTTCCGGCTGTATCGTGCGTTACCATTCTTGTATGAGTTGCGGTGTGTGCTTGATTGGTCTTGCACAACCACATCATTAACAATGTATGATTGGCTTAAG TTGGAGGATATATATGCAAGCTTGTTCCTTGTGAAATGCGATGCAGTTTTGAATAGGGCGAATCATCGACAAGgagaaaagcaaacaaaaatgaCAAAATTCTCTAGTGGGATATGCCTATTCTTTGTACTTATTTGTGTTATTTGGGCTCCTATGCTG aTTTACAGTAGTGGTAACCCTACAAATATTGCCAACCCCATTATTGATGTAAGTGTTAAGATTGATATAAATGCTCTTGGTGGAAGGTTAACTTTTTTTAAGACTACTGCCTGTGAAAAGATACCTTGGAAGTACTTGAAGGCCTATGATGATGTTGATCCTCTAGGTTACCTAGGGGCATACAATGTCGATGACATTCAACTGATTTGCTGCCAACCTGATGCATCCACAATGTGGTTGATACCTCCTCCAGTCCAAAGCAGATTTATCCAATCCCTTGAGGAGACACAAATGCCTTTTGGAAAGATGGAACTTATTTTAAATTGGGATTTTCTCAGAGCTAGACCAAAAGGGAAGGAATTAGTGAAATATGAATCCTCTGTTGAACACCACCCGAGTGTAGATGATGTTAAACAAGTGCTTAATGGAACTGCAAACAGCTTCAGTATAGTTGATGCATACCCTCGGTACTTTCGGGTCACTGGTTCAGGTGAAGTTCGGCAACTAGAAGCAGCG ATAGATTCAGTTAGTGGTGAACTGCTCTTGAATAATGGCACTCCTCCTTGGTGGTCATTCTACAATGCAAACCCATCAGATTTGGCTGGCTGTCAAGGGCTTAATGGTCCCATGGTTATTGTCGTGTCTGAGGAGACACCTC AGGGCATTATTGGTGAAACACTCAGCAAATTTAGCATATGGAGTTTGTACATTACTTTTGTCTTAGCTGTTGCAAGATTTATTAGGCTGCAATGCTCAGACTTGAGAATGAGAATACCTTATGAGAACCTTCCATCTTGTGACAG GTTACTCGACATCTGTGAAGGTATTTATGCGGCGAGAGCTGAGGGCGAGTTAGAAGTTGAAGAAGTTCTATATTGGACATTGGTAAACATTTATAGGTCACCGCACATGCTGCTCGAGTACACAAAGCCTGACTAG